A single window of Lutzomyia longipalpis isolate SR_M1_2022 chromosome 1, ASM2433408v1 DNA harbors:
- the LOC129797742 gene encoding tRNA-specific adenosine deaminase 2 produces MLTTSESQESQQHQLGREGTKLAHRERHRSLSPEASVTHFMVDALAEAKEALKRGEVPVGCLFIRNGTIIASGGNEVNDTKNATRHAEMICIDKILQTAKDEDEDFRSVFPEISVVVTVEPCIMCLSALNQLKVREIIFGCVNDRFGGSTVLDVTQLLPPEERTPCKGGVRADEAMELLKTFYSGENPSAPVPKTRKTNKLSSK; encoded by the exons ATGCTTACCACATCCGAGTCCCAGGAGTCTCAACAACACCAATTGGGACGAGAAGGCACGAAATTGGCTCATCGAGAACGACATCGATCGCTTTCTCCGGAAGCGTCAGTAACACACTTTATGGTGGATGCTCTGGCGGAAGCAAAGGAGGCGCTAAAGAGAGGAGAAGTCCCCGTTGGATGTCTCTTCATTCGCAATGGGACAATTATTGCTTCCGGTGGGAATGAAGTGAAtgacacaaaaaatgcaacaaGACACGCTGAAATGATCTGCATCGATAAAATACTCCAAACGGCCAAAGATGAAG ACGAGGACTTCCGAAGTGTCTTCCCGGAAATATCAGTTGTCGTAACAGTGGAGCCCTGCATCATGTGCCTTTCAGCCCTGAATCAGCTCAAAGTGCGTGAAATCATCTTTGGCTGCGTTAACGATCGTTTTGGTGGCTCAACTGTTTTGGATGTGACACAACTGCTTCCACCTGAAGAGAGAACCCCCTGCAAGGGTGGCGTACGTGCTGATGAGGCCATGGAGTTGCTGAAAACCTTCTACAGTGGTGAAAATCCCTCAGCTCCTGTCCCAAAGACACGGAAAACGAATAAATTGTCGTCAAAATGA
- the LOC129797625 gene encoding protein HEXIM1 → MSAIEGVEHIEKEHFSRKENDVEPPCPRTMTTTDATQAALRGTAQQQQQVDAGVLVPVDGGVSVEQGAMGEGPQGGGGAATGGGERPKGKRKCRRGRAKAKRNNSQVKPYAWKIPLSSRRSAASIRSSIVPYNTNKFLMEDHMPEMQAPKGRQRDPSLSLDSDENYFCSLPEDEEEFLTKEFSSVYENAKCERLDGLTKSQLIQEYLQLEANFEMVSKKLNRENTQRHADAKEQMLQHNSYEVQDHIRNLEEQIHKLTEDNMDLSRQLEFYRSNVPPAARMVCSSSEDSESDSSSSSSSSSSSSCSSREQVTMFCDEEDEAQAIPKVPLCNGYSHSQSPPQYNGELLNGQHPLSPNPQSPPQYNPLSPRG, encoded by the exons ATGTCAGCAATTGAGGGGGTGGAACACATCGAAAAGGAGCATTTTTCCCGGAAAGAAAATGACGTCGAACCTCCCTGCCCGAGAACAATGACGACGACTGACGCGACACAGGCGGCACTTCGGGGAACTGcacagcaacaacaacaagtTGATGCGGGTGTATTGGTGCCCGTGGATGGTGGTGTGAGTGTCGAGCAGGGCGCTATGGGTGAGGGGCCACAGGGTGGCGGAGGTGCTGCTACGGGGGGTGGGGAAAGGCCCAAGGGGAAGCGGAAGTGCCGCCGTGGGCGTGCCAAAGCAAAGAGGAATAATAGTCAGGTGAAGCCCTATGCGTGGAAGATTCCTCTGTCCAGTAGGCGCTCCGCAGCCAGCATCCGGAGCTCCATTGTGCCATACAACACCAATAAATTCCTCATGGAGGATCACATGCCCGAAATGCAGGCACCAAAGGGACGTCAGCGTGATCCGAGCCTATCGCTGGATTCGGATGAGAACTACTTCTGTAGCCTGCCCGAGGATGAGGAGGAGTTCCTCACCAAAGAATTCAGCAGTGTGTATGAGAATGCAAAGTGCGAGCGCCTCGATGGGCTGACGAAGAGTCAACTGATCCAGGAGTACCTACAGCTGGAGGCCAACTTTGAGATGGTGAGCAAGAAGCTGAACAGAGAGAATACCCAGAGACATGCTGATGCCAAAGAACAGATGCTGCAGCACAACAGCTACGAGGTTCAGGATCACATTCGCAACCTCGAGGAGCAGATCCACAAGCTCACAGAAGATAATATGG ATCTCAGCAGACAGTTGGAGTTCTACCGGAGCAATGTCCCTCCAGCAGCTAGAATGGTGTGCTCGAGTAGTGAGGACAGTGAGAGTGACAGCTCATCCAGTAGCAGTAGctccagcagcagcagctgctCGAGTCGTGAGCAGGTGACGATGTTCTGTGATGAGGAGGATGAAGCCCAGGCGATCCCGAAGGTGCCGCTCTGCAATGGCTACTCACATTCCCAGTCACCGCCACAGTACAATGGGGAACTCCTCAATGGGCAGCACCCACTGTCACCCAATCCTCAGTCACCCCCACAGTATAATCCCCTCTCGCCGCGTGGGTAA